A genomic region of Lachnoclostridium edouardi contains the following coding sequences:
- a CDS encoding ABC transporter ATP-binding protein, translating into MTPVLQVQRVSYSYHFLEGETLALSDISFSVAPGEFIAVVGPSGCGKSTLLSLICGLITPDEGTILINGKPVSCSSGEIGLMPQRDQLFQWRSILSNAALGLEIQKKLTPKSKEKLHTLLDTYGLGDFKYSKPSELSGGMRQRAAFVRTLALEPELFLLDEPFSALDYQTRLDVCDDISSIIKNTGKTAILITHDLSEAISVADRILVLTKRPGRLKTIVPVSFDSKLRPLERRNSKDFSVYFNQLWKELEHL; encoded by the coding sequence ATGACACCAGTTCTGCAGGTTCAGAGGGTCAGCTATTCCTACCATTTTTTAGAAGGTGAAACTCTGGCCCTTTCTGATATATCATTCTCCGTAGCTCCTGGAGAATTTATTGCTGTAGTCGGCCCGTCCGGCTGCGGAAAATCCACCTTGCTGTCTTTAATCTGCGGCTTAATTACCCCGGATGAAGGAACGATTCTCATTAACGGAAAACCAGTGTCCTGTTCCAGCGGGGAAATCGGCCTTATGCCACAGAGAGACCAGCTTTTTCAATGGCGCTCTATTTTATCTAACGCGGCTTTAGGCCTGGAAATACAAAAAAAGCTTACCCCAAAATCGAAAGAAAAGCTTCACACTCTTTTAGATACTTACGGTCTGGGAGATTTTAAATATTCCAAGCCTTCAGAGCTGTCTGGCGGAATGCGGCAGAGAGCTGCTTTTGTCCGCACTCTGGCCCTGGAGCCGGAGCTTTTTCTGTTAGATGAGCCATTTTCCGCCTTGGACTACCAGACCAGGCTGGACGTATGCGACGACATCAGCTCTATTATTAAAAACACAGGAAAAACAGCTATATTAATTACCCACGATTTATCTGAAGCTATCAGCGTGGCTGACAGAATTTTAGTCCTTACTAAGAGGCCGGGACGATTAAAAACCATTGTCCCCGTCTCCTTTGACTCTAAACTCCGGCCTTTGGAACGGCGCAATTCCAAGGATTTTTCTGTATATTTTAATCAATTATGGAAGGAGCTTGAGCATTTATGA
- a CDS encoding ABC transporter permease — translation MKHNLKLQRLHLEEVSISQDLSPAQRQFLQKEQFYRRKITILRSMFFVLFLALWQLGADLGAINDFIFSSPVKIVMCFLPMAQDGSIFRHMGITMMETFVSFFLVVSLSLIFALLLWASPSISDVMEPYLVALNSLPKSALAPLLIVWLGNNMKTIIVASVSVAVFGSIMTLYSSFMQTDPEQIKLIYSLGGSKKDVLSKVLLPSSIPVIISNMKVNIGLCLVGVIIGEFLAANAGLGYLIIYGQQTFRMDQVVMSIVILCLISALLYQGISLLQKKVG, via the coding sequence ATGAAACATAATCTGAAACTTCAACGCCTTCATTTGGAGGAGGTTTCCATCAGCCAGGATCTTTCCCCCGCCCAAAGGCAGTTTCTTCAAAAAGAGCAGTTTTACCGGAGAAAGATCACCATTCTCCGCTCTATGTTTTTCGTCCTGTTCCTGGCTTTATGGCAGTTAGGCGCTGACCTTGGAGCGATTAATGACTTTATTTTCAGCTCGCCTGTAAAAATCGTTATGTGCTTTCTCCCTATGGCCCAGGACGGCAGCATTTTCAGACACATGGGCATCACTATGATGGAAACCTTTGTCAGCTTTTTCCTGGTGGTTTCCCTCAGCCTTATTTTTGCCCTTTTGCTGTGGGCTTCCCCCAGTATTTCTGATGTAATGGAGCCTTATTTAGTGGCCTTAAACAGTCTGCCAAAATCCGCCCTGGCTCCTCTTTTAATTGTATGGCTGGGCAATAATATGAAAACAATCATTGTAGCCTCTGTATCTGTGGCCGTTTTCGGTTCTATTATGACCTTGTACTCCAGCTTTATGCAGACAGATCCAGAACAGATTAAATTAATTTATTCCCTGGGAGGCAGCAAAAAAGATGTGCTGTCAAAGGTTCTGCTGCCTTCCTCTATCCCTGTAATCATCAGTAATATGAAGGTGAATATCGGGCTTTGTCTGGTGGGCGTAATTATTGGAGAATTTCTGGCGGCCAACGCAGGGCTCGGATATTTAATTATTTACGGCCAGCAGACCTTCCGCATGGACCAGGTAGTAATGTCCATTGTAATTCTCTGTCTGATCTCCGCCCTTCTGTACCAAGGTATTTCACTGCTTCAGAAAAAGGTAGGATAA
- the gpmI gene encoding 2,3-bisphosphoglycerate-independent phosphoglycerate mutase yields MGKKPVVLMILDGYGLNNNCDHNAVCQGKTPVMDQLMSQCPFVKGNASGMAVGLPEGQMGNSEVGHLNMGAGRIVYQELTRITKSISDGDFFENQAFLEAVKNCKENHSALHMFGLVSDGGVHSHNTHIYGLLELAKRNGLEKVYVHCFLDGRDTPPASGKDFVAELEEKMKEIGVGEVASVMGRYYAMDRDNRWDRVEMAYKVLTEGTGEAADSAVDGIQASYDNGKTDEFVVPFAVMKNGQPTAVIKDHDSVIFFNFRPDRAREITRAFCDDDFQGFERRSRLNLVYVCFTDYDETIGNKLVAFHKQTITNTFGQFLADHGLTQARIAETEKYAHVTFFFNGGVEEPNKGEDRILVKSPKVATYDLQPEMSAPQVCDKLVEAIESGKYDVIIINFANPDMVGHTGVEAAAIKAIETVDACVGRTVDAIKKADGVMFICADHGNAEQLVDYETGEPFTAHTTNPVPFILVNADPAYKLREGGCLADIAPTLIELMGMEQPEEMTGKSLLVK; encoded by the coding sequence ATGGGCAAAAAACCGGTAGTGTTAATGATACTTGACGGATACGGATTAAATAATAACTGCGATCACAATGCAGTGTGCCAGGGGAAAACCCCTGTTATGGATCAGCTGATGAGCCAGTGTCCATTTGTAAAAGGCAACGCCAGCGGCATGGCTGTAGGTCTTCCAGAAGGTCAGATGGGAAACTCTGAGGTAGGCCATCTGAATATGGGAGCAGGCAGAATCGTATACCAGGAGCTGACAAGAATTACAAAGTCTATTAGCGACGGGGATTTCTTTGAAAATCAGGCTTTCCTGGAGGCAGTGAAAAACTGTAAGGAAAATCATTCCGCCCTCCATATGTTTGGATTAGTTTCAGACGGAGGCGTTCACAGCCACAACACTCACATTTACGGCTTGTTAGAGCTGGCTAAGAGAAACGGACTGGAAAAGGTGTATGTACACTGCTTCCTGGACGGACGGGACACGCCTCCTGCTTCAGGTAAGGATTTTGTGGCAGAGTTAGAGGAAAAGATGAAAGAAATCGGCGTAGGAGAAGTGGCTTCTGTTATGGGCCGTTACTATGCTATGGACAGAGATAACCGCTGGGACAGAGTGGAGATGGCATATAAAGTGCTGACAGAGGGAACAGGCGAAGCTGCAGACAGCGCCGTAGACGGAATTCAGGCTTCCTATGACAATGGAAAAACTGATGAGTTTGTAGTGCCTTTTGCAGTAATGAAAAATGGCCAGCCTACAGCAGTGATTAAAGACCATGATTCTGTAATTTTCTTTAACTTCCGCCCGGACAGAGCCAGAGAAATCACAAGGGCTTTCTGCGATGACGACTTCCAGGGCTTTGAAAGAAGGAGCAGACTAAATTTAGTATATGTTTGCTTTACAGATTACGATGAAACCATTGGAAATAAGCTGGTGGCATTCCACAAGCAGACAATTACAAATACATTCGGCCAGTTTTTAGCAGACCACGGCCTAACACAGGCCAGAATTGCAGAAACAGAAAAATACGCCCACGTTACATTTTTCTTTAACGGCGGCGTAGAAGAGCCAAATAAGGGAGAGGACAGAATTCTGGTAAAATCTCCTAAGGTGGCAACTTACGACCTGCAGCCGGAAATGAGCGCTCCTCAGGTGTGCGATAAACTGGTAGAAGCTATAGAATCAGGGAAGTATGACGTAATTATTATTAACTTTGCAAATCCGGATATGGTAGGCCACACAGGAGTGGAGGCTGCCGCTATTAAAGCCATTGAAACAGTGGACGCCTGCGTAGGCAGAACAGTGGATGCAATTAAAAAGGCAGACGGAGTAATGTTTATCTGCGCTGACCATGGAAATGCAGAGCAGTTAGTAGATTATGAGACAGGAGAGCCATTTACTGCTCACACCACCAATCCTGTCCCCTTTATTCTGGTAAATGCAGATCCGGCTTATAAGCTGAGAGAGGGCGGCTGCTTAGCAGATATTGCGCCTACCTTAATTGAACTGATGGGCATGGAGCAGCCTGAAGAAATGACAGGAAAATCACTGTTGGTGAAATAA
- a CDS encoding glycoside hydrolase family 3 N-terminal domain-containing protein, translating to MERKSRRRKQGPRLFWILPLLCIVIFLIAIGVKGESAEIAESSENTELEETGLENIELEKTKPEGTASGEMEPQPEDTKKGLAAEILKEMSLEEKVGQMFIARCPDEQAAEKISQYYVGGYILFASDFENKTKDQAIEEIRLYQETSKIPMFIGVDEEGGAVNRVSKFPAFREEPFPSPQDLFLAGGMEAVKKDTEEKSRLLKELGINVNFAPVCDVSQNPSSFIYKRTFGQDAQATGEYVKTVVETMKKEKMGSVLKHFPGYGDNEDTHTEMVYDNRPYEQFVSSDFLPFQEGIKAGADAVLVSHNIVSAMDSSSPASLSEKVYAVLREDLGFQGVIVTDDLVMEGIRKFTDDKAAAVKAVQAGNDLLCCTDFEVQIPAVTEAVRAGQISLEQIDQSVLRILNMKLSLGIIK from the coding sequence ATGGAGAGGAAAAGCAGGCGCAGAAAACAAGGCCCCAGATTATTTTGGATTTTGCCTCTATTATGTATTGTTATTTTTCTTATTGCTATTGGAGTAAAGGGGGAAAGCGCTGAGATTGCGGAAAGCTCTGAAAATACAGAGCTGGAGGAGACAGGGCTGGAAAATATAGAGCTGGAAAAGACAAAGCCGGAGGGGACAGCGTCAGGAGAGATGGAGCCGCAGCCAGAGGATACTAAAAAAGGTCTGGCTGCGGAGATTTTAAAGGAAATGAGCCTGGAGGAAAAGGTGGGCCAGATGTTTATAGCCAGATGCCCAGATGAGCAGGCGGCAGAAAAGATTTCTCAGTATTATGTGGGAGGATATATTTTATTTGCCTCTGATTTTGAAAATAAAACAAAGGATCAGGCGATAGAAGAAATCCGGCTGTACCAGGAGACTTCCAAAATTCCTATGTTTATAGGCGTGGACGAGGAAGGCGGCGCAGTAAACAGAGTCAGCAAATTTCCTGCTTTCCGAGAAGAGCCTTTTCCCTCCCCCCAGGATTTGTTTTTGGCAGGGGGAATGGAGGCAGTGAAAAAGGATACAGAAGAAAAGTCCAGGCTGTTAAAAGAATTAGGCATAAATGTAAACTTTGCTCCTGTGTGTGATGTAAGCCAGAACCCTTCTTCATTTATATATAAAAGAACATTTGGACAGGATGCTCAGGCAACCGGCGAATATGTAAAAACAGTTGTGGAGACAATGAAAAAAGAAAAAATGGGAAGTGTGCTGAAACATTTTCCCGGATATGGGGATAATGAAGATACACATACAGAAATGGTTTATGACAACCGTCCCTATGAGCAGTTTGTTTCCTCAGATTTTCTGCCTTTTCAGGAAGGCATCAAGGCGGGGGCGGACGCTGTTTTAGTTTCTCATAATATTGTGTCTGCTATGGACAGCAGCAGCCCGGCTTCTTTGTCAGAAAAAGTCTACGCTGTATTAAGAGAAGATCTGGGGTTTCAGGGGGTAATTGTAACAGATGATCTTGTAATGGAAGGAATCCGCAAGTTTACAGACGATAAAGCTGCCGCTGTGAAAGCAGTCCAGGCAGGAAACGATTTATTGTGCTGTACTGATTTTGAAGTTCAGATTCCCGCAGTGACAGAAGCTGTCAGAGCAGGCCAGATTTCTCTGGAACAAATTGATCAGTCTGTTTTACGTATACTGAATATGAAGCTGTCTTTAGGCATAATAAAATAA
- the tpiA gene encoding triose-phosphate isomerase, translated as MARKKIIAGNWKMNMTPSQAVELVNTLKPLVANDNVDVVFCVPAIDIIPAMEAAKGSNISIGAENMYFEEKGAFTGEIAPDMLVDAGVKYVIIGHSERREYFAETDETVNKKVLKAFEHGLTPIICCGETLTQREQGITIDWIRQQIKIAFLNVTADQAKTAVIAYEPIWAIGTGKVATTEQAEEVCAAIRVCIGEIYDQATAEAIRIQYGGSVSAASAPELFAQPDIDGGLVGGASLKPDFGQIVNYEK; from the coding sequence ATGGCAAGAAAGAAAATTATCGCTGGAAACTGGAAGATGAATATGACTCCCAGCCAGGCAGTAGAGTTAGTAAATACATTAAAACCATTAGTGGCAAACGACAATGTAGACGTAGTGTTCTGCGTGCCTGCTATTGATATTATTCCGGCTATGGAAGCTGCAAAGGGCAGCAACATTTCTATTGGGGCTGAGAATATGTACTTTGAAGAAAAAGGCGCTTTTACAGGGGAAATCGCTCCTGACATGTTAGTGGACGCAGGCGTAAAGTATGTAATTATCGGCCATTCTGAGAGAAGAGAGTACTTTGCAGAGACAGATGAAACTGTAAATAAAAAAGTGCTGAAGGCTTTTGAGCACGGCTTAACTCCAATTATTTGCTGCGGCGAGACTTTAACTCAGAGAGAGCAGGGAATTACAATTGACTGGATTCGCCAGCAGATTAAGATTGCATTCTTAAACGTAACTGCTGATCAGGCGAAAACAGCTGTTATTGCATACGAGCCAATTTGGGCAATCGGCACAGGAAAGGTTGCTACTACAGAGCAGGCTGAGGAAGTTTGCGCAGCTATCAGAGTATGTATCGGTGAAATTTATGACCAGGCTACTGCAGAAGCCATCCGCATTCAGTACGGCGGTTCTGTATCTGCCGCTTCTGCTCCAGAGCTGTTTGCCCAGCCTGATATTGACGGAGGCCTGGTAGGCGGAGCTTCTCTGAAGCCAGATTTTGGTCAGATTGTAAATTACGAGAAATAA